One Rhineura floridana isolate rRhiFlo1 chromosome 14, rRhiFlo1.hap2, whole genome shotgun sequence genomic region harbors:
- the RCCD1 gene encoding RCC1 domain-containing protein 1 isoform X1: MEELAGGWFQVGFHFGEATEAGLAPVPLDKAGPGLRRVRPSWSFAGIVRAGGSTPVLLQGGVRAVLPQDCLDVLPSETHVLVLREAALEGWPVEGLALILDGKPAWRCELLPEDAATADLPLVPGGYVTPCPPFFRPLPSVLQVRKLALGHEHVVLLGKQGALFSWGGGRHGQLGHGDLESRTEPQLVEALQGVPLVDVAAGGWHSASISEIGDLYIWGWNESGQLALPSKSLAESKATTAEANQGDKKLSLAQPEEAQGPHKATFISIQAFPALLDMPDGADVQKVSCGSRHTAAVTLSAGAQPVTPFLVFQAPEISTPGAGVNTANWGTGTLPALMSHGECAALWTGVLVWWMLYVDHGPPIYILCHDETQEEQLQQARNLCVAVT; encoded by the exons ATGGAGGAGCTCGCCGGCGGATGGTTCCAGGTCGGGTTCCACTTCGGGGAGGCGACGGAGGCCGGCCTGGCGCCGGTGCCGCTGGACAAGGCCGGGCCGGGGCTTCGCCGGGTGAGGCCGAGCTGGAGCTTCGCCGGGATCGTCCGCGCCGGCG GGTCCACCCCGGTTCTGCTGCAGGGTGGGGTGCGTGCCGTGCTGCCCCAGGACTGCCTGGATGTGCTGCCGTCCGAGACGCACGTGCTGGTGCTGCGGGAGGCTGCGCTGGAAGGCTGGCCGGTGGAGGGTCTGGCTCTGATCCTGGACGGGAAGCCAGCCTGGCGGTGTGAGCTTCTGCCGGAGGACGCGGCAACCGCAG ACCTGCCGCTGGTGCCTGGTGGGTACGTGACACCTTGCCCCCCTTTCTTCAGGCCTCTGCCTTCCGTCCTGCAGGTCCGCAAGCTGGCCCTGGGCCATGAGCATGTGGTGCTGCTGGGCAAGCAGGGGGCCCTCTTCTCGTGGGGAGGTGGCAg GCACGGGCAGCTGGGTCATGGGGACCTGGAGAGCAGGACAGAGCCGCAGTTGGTGGAAGCCTTGCAGGGCGTGCCCCTGGTGGACGTGGCTGCTGGAGGGTGGCATTCGGCTAGCATCAGCG AAATAGGAGATTTGTACATCTGGGGCTGGAATGAGTCGGGACAACTTGCACTGCCTTCCAAATCACTGGCTGAAAGCAAAGCAACCACAGCAGAGGCAAACCAAG GTGACAAGAAACTGAGCTTGGCCCAGCCGGAGGAAGCACAAGGCCCCCACAAAGCTACATTCATTTCAATCCAAGCCTTCCCCGCTTTGCTGGATATGCCTGATGGGGCAGATGTCCAAAAGGTCAGCTGTGGATCACGACACACAGCAGCTGTGACAT TGTCTGCTGGCGCACAGCCTGTTACACCCTTCCTTGTCTTCCAGGCACCGGAGATCTCTACACCTGGGGCTGGG GTAAATACGGCCAACTGGGGCACAGGGACACTGCCAGCTCTGATGAGCCACGGAGAGTGCGCTGCTTTGTGGACTGGGGTCTTGGTGTGGTGGATGTTGTATGTGGACCATGGACCACCTATATACATACTGTGCCACGATGAGACGCAGGAGGAACAGCTGCAACAAGCCAGAAACCTTTGTGTCGCAGTGACCTGA
- the RCCD1 gene encoding RCC1 domain-containing protein 1 isoform X3, with protein MEELAGGWFQVGFHFGEATEAGLAPVPLDKAGPGLRRVRPSWSFAGIVRAGGSTPVLLQGGVRAVLPQDCLDVLPSETHVLVLREAALEGWPVEGLALILDGKPAWRCELLPEDAATADLPLVPGGYVTPCPPFFRPLPSVLQVRKLALGHEHVVLLGKQGALFSWGGGRHGQLGHGDLESRTEPQLVEALQGVPLVDVAAGGWHSASISEIGDLYIWGWNESGQLALPSKSLAESKATTAEANQGDKKLSLAQPEEAQGPHKATFISIQAFPALLDMPDGADVQKVSCGSRHTAAVTCKYGQLGHRDTASSDEPRRVRCFVDWGLGVVDVVCGPWTTYIHTVPR; from the exons ATGGAGGAGCTCGCCGGCGGATGGTTCCAGGTCGGGTTCCACTTCGGGGAGGCGACGGAGGCCGGCCTGGCGCCGGTGCCGCTGGACAAGGCCGGGCCGGGGCTTCGCCGGGTGAGGCCGAGCTGGAGCTTCGCCGGGATCGTCCGCGCCGGCG GGTCCACCCCGGTTCTGCTGCAGGGTGGGGTGCGTGCCGTGCTGCCCCAGGACTGCCTGGATGTGCTGCCGTCCGAGACGCACGTGCTGGTGCTGCGGGAGGCTGCGCTGGAAGGCTGGCCGGTGGAGGGTCTGGCTCTGATCCTGGACGGGAAGCCAGCCTGGCGGTGTGAGCTTCTGCCGGAGGACGCGGCAACCGCAG ACCTGCCGCTGGTGCCTGGTGGGTACGTGACACCTTGCCCCCCTTTCTTCAGGCCTCTGCCTTCCGTCCTGCAGGTCCGCAAGCTGGCCCTGGGCCATGAGCATGTGGTGCTGCTGGGCAAGCAGGGGGCCCTCTTCTCGTGGGGAGGTGGCAg GCACGGGCAGCTGGGTCATGGGGACCTGGAGAGCAGGACAGAGCCGCAGTTGGTGGAAGCCTTGCAGGGCGTGCCCCTGGTGGACGTGGCTGCTGGAGGGTGGCATTCGGCTAGCATCAGCG AAATAGGAGATTTGTACATCTGGGGCTGGAATGAGTCGGGACAACTTGCACTGCCTTCCAAATCACTGGCTGAAAGCAAAGCAACCACAGCAGAGGCAAACCAAG GTGACAAGAAACTGAGCTTGGCCCAGCCGGAGGAAGCACAAGGCCCCCACAAAGCTACATTCATTTCAATCCAAGCCTTCCCCGCTTTGCTGGATATGCCTGATGGGGCAGATGTCCAAAAGGTCAGCTGTGGATCACGACACACAGCAGCTGTGACAT GTAAATACGGCCAACTGGGGCACAGGGACACTGCCAGCTCTGATGAGCCACGGAGAGTGCGCTGCTTTGTGGACTGGGGTCTTGGTGTGGTGGATGTTGTATGTGGACCATGGACCACCTATATACATACTGTGCCACGATGA
- the UNC45A gene encoding protein unc-45 homolog A isoform X2: MEEKPVPELRREGNELFQAGRYEEALAIYTRALSLCPLEDAVEPSPHRAVLHRNRAACHLKLEDYFQAERDASKAIEADGRDVKSLFRRSQALQKLGRLDQAVLDLQRCVSLEPKNKAFQEALRNLGSSMHEKMTAMSCTDSKVEQMFKLLLDAEEKDLDKKQKAAQNLIVLAREEPGAEKIFQSDGVRLLLQLLDTSRVDMVLAAVRTLTGLCNGHRSRTAVILAELGAQRLFAVLEMEDEQVSLATYSLLQVVFDALKEGLQRDVRGKEEALVLDTSKELKSVLKQLLEALTRGSMSAYGRDSILNLLISVVPRKSLQDPNNCLTLWVIDQGLKEILEVGGTVSHSPGGLRVTENTHMSAAVLLSKLYGDLKCDGERENFHRLCEDYVRGWFQDHGVPGKLRAIQTASCLLQGPLEAGNRVLELSGILESILALCASSQEADQLVAVEALIHAADKAKRATFITANGVTLLKEIYKHSERDSIRIRALVGLCKLGSAGGTDFSMKQFAEGSTLKLAKQCRKWLCNEAIDAGTQYWAAEGLAFLTLDADVKEELLEDPAALQALLRLARSENRSVLFAVASTLVNCTSSYDQEEPDPQMVELAKYAKQHIPEKHPKDKPEFVRRRMRKLLAAGVVSALTCMVKSEPLSLSPACRELISRVFLAAVEDAEDRGAVVAAGGGKALIPLALEGTETGQTKAAQALAKITITTAPEMAFPGERIYEVVRPLVGLLHLSHTALQNFEGLMALTNLAGTSERLRQKIVKEKAVPMIEGYMFEEHEMIRLAATECMCNLALSPEVGELFLAEGTDRLKLLVLYSGEEEERLRRAASGTLAVLTSLLPQVGTRIPQVTVHWLEILQALLLSPSTELQHRGVVVVRNMVAANKEVAEKLMESETLEILSVMARAEDTPQVAHMAKECLVQAVAYGLIKPSSAAAAAGEK, translated from the exons ATGGAGGAGAAGCCG GTTCCGGAGCTCCGCCGGGAGGGCAACGAGCTGTTCCAGGCGGGCCGCTACGAGGAGGCGCTGGCCATTTACACGCGGGCGCTGAGCCTCTGCCCGCTCGAGGATGCCGTCGAGCCCAGCCCGCACCGCGCCGTCCTCCACCGCAACCGCGCCGCCTGCCACCTCAAGCTC GAGGACTATTTCCAAGCAGAACGGGATGCCTCCAAAG CTATAGAAGCTGACGGGCGTGATGTGAAGAGCCTCTTCCGTCGCAGCCAAGCCCTTCAGAAGCTGGGCCGCCTCGACCAGGCTGTCCTAGATCTGCAGAGGTGTGTCAGTTTGGAGCCCAAGAACAAGGCCTTCCAGGAGGCTCTGCGCAATCTTGGCAGCAGCATGCATGAGAAG ATGACAGCCATGTCCTGCACCGATTCCAAAGTGGAGCAGATGTTTAAATTGCTGCTGGATGCTGAAGAAAAAGATCTGGACAAGAAGCAAAAG GCAGCTCAGAATTTGATCGTTCTGGCTCGAGAGGAACCTGGTGCTGAGAAGATTTTCCAGAGCGACGGGGTGCGCCTCTTGCTGCAGCTGCTCGATACGAGCCGGGTGGATATGGTGCTGGCAGCCGTGCGGACTCTCACAGGCCTTTGCAACGGGCATCGTTCTCGG ACAGCCGtgatcctggctgagctgggggcTCAGCGCCTCTTTGCTGTGCTGGAGATGGAGGATGAGCAGGTCTCACTGGCCACCTACAGCCTGCTGCAGGTCGTGTTTGATGCCTTGAAGGAGGGGCTGCAGAGGGATGTGCGTGGCAAGGAGGAAGCCTTGGTGTTGG ATACATCCAAAGAGCTGAAATCGGTGCTCAAGCAGCTACTGGAGGCCCTGACACGGGGCAGCATGTCCGCCTACGGCCGGGACAGCATCCTCAACTTGCTGATCAGCGTGGTGCCCCGGAAGTCACTGCAGGACCCCAACAACTGCCTAACCCTCTGGGTCATTGACCAGG GTCTCAAGGAGATCCTGGAGGTGGGGGGCACAGTGAGCCACAGTCCCGGGGGCCTGCGTGTAACAGAGAACACCCACATGAGCGCCGCCGTCCTTCTCAGCAAGCTCTATGGGGACTTGAAGTGTGACGGAGAGCGGGAGAATTTCCACCGGCTCTGCGAGGACTACGTCAG GGGCTGGTTCCAGGACCACGGTGTGCCTGGGAAGCTGCGGGCCATCCAGACGGCGTCGTGCCTCCTGCAAGGCCCCTTGGAGGCTGGGAATCGGGTGCTGGAGCTCAGCGGCATCCTGGAGAGCATCCTGGCCTTGTGTGCCTCATCACAGGAGGCCGACCAGCTCGTGGCTGTGGAGGCCCTGATCCATGCAGCTGACAAGGCCAAGCGGGCCACCTTCATCACCGCCAATGGTGTGACGCTGCTCAAAGAGATCTATAAGCACAGCGAACGTGACAGCATCCGCATCCGTGCCCTGGTG GGCCTCTGCAAACTGGGCTCGGCGGGGGGCACAGATTTCAGCATGAAGCAGTTTGCTGAAGGCTCTACCCTGAAGCTGGCCAAGCAGTGCCGAAA GTGGCTGTGCAACGAGGCCATCGATGCTGGCACCCAGTACTGGGCGGCAGAAGGCCTGGCCTTCCTCACCTTGGACGCGGACGTGAAGGAAGAGCTGCTGGAGGACCCGGCCGCTCTGCAGGCTCTCCTCCGGCTGGCGAGG TCAGAGAACCGGAGCGTCCTCTTTGCTGTGGCCTCCACGCTGGTGAACTGCACCAGCAGCTACGACCAAGAAGAGCCCGATCCCCAGATGGTGGAGCTTGCCAAGTATGCAAAGCAGCACATTCCTGAGAAGCACCCAAAG GACAAGCCGGAGTTTGTGCGCCGGCGTATGCGGAAGCTGCTGGCTGCTGGCGTGGTGTCGGCACTCACCTGCATGGTGAAGAGCGAGCCGCTCTCCCTGAGTCCTGCCTGCCGTGAGTTGATTTCCAG GGTTTTCCTGGCTGCCGTAGAAGACGCAGAGGACAGAGGGGCCGTGGTGGCGGCAGGAGGGGGGAAG GCACTCATCCCTTTGGCCCTGGAGGGCACTGAAACAGGGCAGACGAAGGCAGCACAGGCGCTGGCCAAGATAACCATCACCACCGCCCCCGAGATGGCCTTTCCGGGCGAGCGG ATCTACGAGGTGGTCCGGCCCTTGGTTGGCCTCCTGCACTTGAGCCACACCGCCCTGCAGAATTTTGAGGGGCTGATGGCTCTTACCAATCTGGCTGGGACTAGTGAGCGGCTCAG GCAGAAGATTGTGAAGGAGAAGGCTGTGCCCATGATCGAAGGCTACATGTTTGAGGAGCACGAGATGATCCGCTTGGCAGCCACCGAGTGCATGTGCAACTTGGCCCTGAGCCCGGAG GTCGGGGAGCTGTTTCTGGCGGAGGGCACTGACCGGCTCAAGCTGCTGGTTCTGTAcagcggggaggaggaggagcggcTCCGGAGGGCAGCCTCGGGGACGCTGGCCGTCTTGACGTCGCTGCTGCCGCAGGTCGGCACTCGCATTCCTCAAGTG aCGGTCCACTGGCTCGAGATCCTGCAGGCCCTGCTGCTCAGCCCCAGCACCGAGCTCCAGCATCGCGGCGTGGTGGTGGTACGGAACATGGTGGCGGCCAACAAGGAGGTGGCGGAGAAACTGATGGAGAGCGAGACGTTGGAGATCCTGTCTGTCATGGCCAGGGCTGAGGACACGCCCCAGGTGGCCCACATGGCCAAGGAGTGCCTGGTTCAGGCTGTGGCCTATGGCTTGATCAAGCccagctctgctgctgctgctgcgggggaGAAGTGA
- the RCCD1 gene encoding RCC1 domain-containing protein 1 isoform X4 translates to MEELAGGWFQVGFHFGEATEAGLAPVPLDKAGPGLRRVRPSWSFAGIVRAGGSTPVLLQGGVRAVLPQDCLDVLPSETHVLVLREAALEGWPVEGLALILDGKPAWRCELLPEDAATADLPLVPGGHGQLGHGDLESRTEPQLVEALQGVPLVDVAAGGWHSASISEIGDLYIWGWNESGQLALPSKSLAESKATTAEANQGDKKLSLAQPEEAQGPHKATFISIQAFPALLDMPDGADVQKVSCGSRHTAAVTLSAGAQPVTPFLVFQAPEISTPGAGVNTANWGTGTLPALMSHGECAALWTGVLVWWMLYVDHGPPIYILCHDETQEEQLQQARNLCVAVT, encoded by the exons ATGGAGGAGCTCGCCGGCGGATGGTTCCAGGTCGGGTTCCACTTCGGGGAGGCGACGGAGGCCGGCCTGGCGCCGGTGCCGCTGGACAAGGCCGGGCCGGGGCTTCGCCGGGTGAGGCCGAGCTGGAGCTTCGCCGGGATCGTCCGCGCCGGCG GGTCCACCCCGGTTCTGCTGCAGGGTGGGGTGCGTGCCGTGCTGCCCCAGGACTGCCTGGATGTGCTGCCGTCCGAGACGCACGTGCTGGTGCTGCGGGAGGCTGCGCTGGAAGGCTGGCCGGTGGAGGGTCTGGCTCTGATCCTGGACGGGAAGCCAGCCTGGCGGTGTGAGCTTCTGCCGGAGGACGCGGCAACCGCAG ACCTGCCGCTGGTGCCTGGTGG GCACGGGCAGCTGGGTCATGGGGACCTGGAGAGCAGGACAGAGCCGCAGTTGGTGGAAGCCTTGCAGGGCGTGCCCCTGGTGGACGTGGCTGCTGGAGGGTGGCATTCGGCTAGCATCAGCG AAATAGGAGATTTGTACATCTGGGGCTGGAATGAGTCGGGACAACTTGCACTGCCTTCCAAATCACTGGCTGAAAGCAAAGCAACCACAGCAGAGGCAAACCAAG GTGACAAGAAACTGAGCTTGGCCCAGCCGGAGGAAGCACAAGGCCCCCACAAAGCTACATTCATTTCAATCCAAGCCTTCCCCGCTTTGCTGGATATGCCTGATGGGGCAGATGTCCAAAAGGTCAGCTGTGGATCACGACACACAGCAGCTGTGACAT TGTCTGCTGGCGCACAGCCTGTTACACCCTTCCTTGTCTTCCAGGCACCGGAGATCTCTACACCTGGGGCTGGG GTAAATACGGCCAACTGGGGCACAGGGACACTGCCAGCTCTGATGAGCCACGGAGAGTGCGCTGCTTTGTGGACTGGGGTCTTGGTGTGGTGGATGTTGTATGTGGACCATGGACCACCTATATACATACTGTGCCACGATGAGACGCAGGAGGAACAGCTGCAACAAGCCAGAAACCTTTGTGTCGCAGTGACCTGA
- the RCCD1 gene encoding RCC1 domain-containing protein 1 isoform X2, with translation MEELAGGWFQVGFHFGEATEAGLAPVPLDKAGPGLRRVRPSWSFAGIVRAGGSTPVLLQGGVRAVLPQDCLDVLPSETHVLVLREAALEGWPVEGLALILDGKPAWRCELLPEDAATADLPLVPGGYVTPCPPFFRPLPSVLQVRKLALGHEHVVLLGKQGALFSWGGGRHGQLGHGDLESRTEPQLVEALQGVPLVDVAAGGWHSASISEIGDLYIWGWNESGQLALPSKSLAESKATTAEANQGDKKLSLAQPEEAQGPHKATFISIQAFPALLDMPDGADVQKVSCGSRHTAAVTCTGDLYTWGWGKYGQLGHRDTASSDEPRRVRCFVDWGLGVVDVVCGPWTTYIHTVPR, from the exons ATGGAGGAGCTCGCCGGCGGATGGTTCCAGGTCGGGTTCCACTTCGGGGAGGCGACGGAGGCCGGCCTGGCGCCGGTGCCGCTGGACAAGGCCGGGCCGGGGCTTCGCCGGGTGAGGCCGAGCTGGAGCTTCGCCGGGATCGTCCGCGCCGGCG GGTCCACCCCGGTTCTGCTGCAGGGTGGGGTGCGTGCCGTGCTGCCCCAGGACTGCCTGGATGTGCTGCCGTCCGAGACGCACGTGCTGGTGCTGCGGGAGGCTGCGCTGGAAGGCTGGCCGGTGGAGGGTCTGGCTCTGATCCTGGACGGGAAGCCAGCCTGGCGGTGTGAGCTTCTGCCGGAGGACGCGGCAACCGCAG ACCTGCCGCTGGTGCCTGGTGGGTACGTGACACCTTGCCCCCCTTTCTTCAGGCCTCTGCCTTCCGTCCTGCAGGTCCGCAAGCTGGCCCTGGGCCATGAGCATGTGGTGCTGCTGGGCAAGCAGGGGGCCCTCTTCTCGTGGGGAGGTGGCAg GCACGGGCAGCTGGGTCATGGGGACCTGGAGAGCAGGACAGAGCCGCAGTTGGTGGAAGCCTTGCAGGGCGTGCCCCTGGTGGACGTGGCTGCTGGAGGGTGGCATTCGGCTAGCATCAGCG AAATAGGAGATTTGTACATCTGGGGCTGGAATGAGTCGGGACAACTTGCACTGCCTTCCAAATCACTGGCTGAAAGCAAAGCAACCACAGCAGAGGCAAACCAAG GTGACAAGAAACTGAGCTTGGCCCAGCCGGAGGAAGCACAAGGCCCCCACAAAGCTACATTCATTTCAATCCAAGCCTTCCCCGCTTTGCTGGATATGCCTGATGGGGCAGATGTCCAAAAGGTCAGCTGTGGATCACGACACACAGCAGCTGTGACAT GCACCGGAGATCTCTACACCTGGGGCTGGG GTAAATACGGCCAACTGGGGCACAGGGACACTGCCAGCTCTGATGAGCCACGGAGAGTGCGCTGCTTTGTGGACTGGGGTCTTGGTGTGGTGGATGTTGTATGTGGACCATGGACCACCTATATACATACTGTGCCACGATGA
- the UNC45A gene encoding protein unc-45 homolog A isoform X1 — protein sequence MTVDFLHFYRLNQRRSHRLLRPRFLGTCPCAAPGQHGPPRGGRKVPELRREGNELFQAGRYEEALAIYTRALSLCPLEDAVEPSPHRAVLHRNRAACHLKLEDYFQAERDASKAIEADGRDVKSLFRRSQALQKLGRLDQAVLDLQRCVSLEPKNKAFQEALRNLGSSMHEKMTAMSCTDSKVEQMFKLLLDAEEKDLDKKQKAAQNLIVLAREEPGAEKIFQSDGVRLLLQLLDTSRVDMVLAAVRTLTGLCNGHRSRTAVILAELGAQRLFAVLEMEDEQVSLATYSLLQVVFDALKEGLQRDVRGKEEALVLDTSKELKSVLKQLLEALTRGSMSAYGRDSILNLLISVVPRKSLQDPNNCLTLWVIDQGLKEILEVGGTVSHSPGGLRVTENTHMSAAVLLSKLYGDLKCDGERENFHRLCEDYVRGWFQDHGVPGKLRAIQTASCLLQGPLEAGNRVLELSGILESILALCASSQEADQLVAVEALIHAADKAKRATFITANGVTLLKEIYKHSERDSIRIRALVGLCKLGSAGGTDFSMKQFAEGSTLKLAKQCRKWLCNEAIDAGTQYWAAEGLAFLTLDADVKEELLEDPAALQALLRLARSENRSVLFAVASTLVNCTSSYDQEEPDPQMVELAKYAKQHIPEKHPKDKPEFVRRRMRKLLAAGVVSALTCMVKSEPLSLSPACRELISRVFLAAVEDAEDRGAVVAAGGGKALIPLALEGTETGQTKAAQALAKITITTAPEMAFPGERIYEVVRPLVGLLHLSHTALQNFEGLMALTNLAGTSERLRQKIVKEKAVPMIEGYMFEEHEMIRLAATECMCNLALSPEVGELFLAEGTDRLKLLVLYSGEEEERLRRAASGTLAVLTSLLPQVGTRIPQVTVHWLEILQALLLSPSTELQHRGVVVVRNMVAANKEVAEKLMESETLEILSVMARAEDTPQVAHMAKECLVQAVAYGLIKPSSAAAAAGEK from the exons ATGACCGTCGACTTCCTGCACTTCTACCGGCTTAACCAGCGCCGCTCCCATCGCCTCCTCCGGCCGCGATTCCTCGGGACATGTCCCTGCGCCGCCCCCGGCCAGCATGGGCCCCCGAGGGGCGGCAGAAAG GTTCCGGAGCTCCGCCGGGAGGGCAACGAGCTGTTCCAGGCGGGCCGCTACGAGGAGGCGCTGGCCATTTACACGCGGGCGCTGAGCCTCTGCCCGCTCGAGGATGCCGTCGAGCCCAGCCCGCACCGCGCCGTCCTCCACCGCAACCGCGCCGCCTGCCACCTCAAGCTC GAGGACTATTTCCAAGCAGAACGGGATGCCTCCAAAG CTATAGAAGCTGACGGGCGTGATGTGAAGAGCCTCTTCCGTCGCAGCCAAGCCCTTCAGAAGCTGGGCCGCCTCGACCAGGCTGTCCTAGATCTGCAGAGGTGTGTCAGTTTGGAGCCCAAGAACAAGGCCTTCCAGGAGGCTCTGCGCAATCTTGGCAGCAGCATGCATGAGAAG ATGACAGCCATGTCCTGCACCGATTCCAAAGTGGAGCAGATGTTTAAATTGCTGCTGGATGCTGAAGAAAAAGATCTGGACAAGAAGCAAAAG GCAGCTCAGAATTTGATCGTTCTGGCTCGAGAGGAACCTGGTGCTGAGAAGATTTTCCAGAGCGACGGGGTGCGCCTCTTGCTGCAGCTGCTCGATACGAGCCGGGTGGATATGGTGCTGGCAGCCGTGCGGACTCTCACAGGCCTTTGCAACGGGCATCGTTCTCGG ACAGCCGtgatcctggctgagctgggggcTCAGCGCCTCTTTGCTGTGCTGGAGATGGAGGATGAGCAGGTCTCACTGGCCACCTACAGCCTGCTGCAGGTCGTGTTTGATGCCTTGAAGGAGGGGCTGCAGAGGGATGTGCGTGGCAAGGAGGAAGCCTTGGTGTTGG ATACATCCAAAGAGCTGAAATCGGTGCTCAAGCAGCTACTGGAGGCCCTGACACGGGGCAGCATGTCCGCCTACGGCCGGGACAGCATCCTCAACTTGCTGATCAGCGTGGTGCCCCGGAAGTCACTGCAGGACCCCAACAACTGCCTAACCCTCTGGGTCATTGACCAGG GTCTCAAGGAGATCCTGGAGGTGGGGGGCACAGTGAGCCACAGTCCCGGGGGCCTGCGTGTAACAGAGAACACCCACATGAGCGCCGCCGTCCTTCTCAGCAAGCTCTATGGGGACTTGAAGTGTGACGGAGAGCGGGAGAATTTCCACCGGCTCTGCGAGGACTACGTCAG GGGCTGGTTCCAGGACCACGGTGTGCCTGGGAAGCTGCGGGCCATCCAGACGGCGTCGTGCCTCCTGCAAGGCCCCTTGGAGGCTGGGAATCGGGTGCTGGAGCTCAGCGGCATCCTGGAGAGCATCCTGGCCTTGTGTGCCTCATCACAGGAGGCCGACCAGCTCGTGGCTGTGGAGGCCCTGATCCATGCAGCTGACAAGGCCAAGCGGGCCACCTTCATCACCGCCAATGGTGTGACGCTGCTCAAAGAGATCTATAAGCACAGCGAACGTGACAGCATCCGCATCCGTGCCCTGGTG GGCCTCTGCAAACTGGGCTCGGCGGGGGGCACAGATTTCAGCATGAAGCAGTTTGCTGAAGGCTCTACCCTGAAGCTGGCCAAGCAGTGCCGAAA GTGGCTGTGCAACGAGGCCATCGATGCTGGCACCCAGTACTGGGCGGCAGAAGGCCTGGCCTTCCTCACCTTGGACGCGGACGTGAAGGAAGAGCTGCTGGAGGACCCGGCCGCTCTGCAGGCTCTCCTCCGGCTGGCGAGG TCAGAGAACCGGAGCGTCCTCTTTGCTGTGGCCTCCACGCTGGTGAACTGCACCAGCAGCTACGACCAAGAAGAGCCCGATCCCCAGATGGTGGAGCTTGCCAAGTATGCAAAGCAGCACATTCCTGAGAAGCACCCAAAG GACAAGCCGGAGTTTGTGCGCCGGCGTATGCGGAAGCTGCTGGCTGCTGGCGTGGTGTCGGCACTCACCTGCATGGTGAAGAGCGAGCCGCTCTCCCTGAGTCCTGCCTGCCGTGAGTTGATTTCCAG GGTTTTCCTGGCTGCCGTAGAAGACGCAGAGGACAGAGGGGCCGTGGTGGCGGCAGGAGGGGGGAAG GCACTCATCCCTTTGGCCCTGGAGGGCACTGAAACAGGGCAGACGAAGGCAGCACAGGCGCTGGCCAAGATAACCATCACCACCGCCCCCGAGATGGCCTTTCCGGGCGAGCGG ATCTACGAGGTGGTCCGGCCCTTGGTTGGCCTCCTGCACTTGAGCCACACCGCCCTGCAGAATTTTGAGGGGCTGATGGCTCTTACCAATCTGGCTGGGACTAGTGAGCGGCTCAG GCAGAAGATTGTGAAGGAGAAGGCTGTGCCCATGATCGAAGGCTACATGTTTGAGGAGCACGAGATGATCCGCTTGGCAGCCACCGAGTGCATGTGCAACTTGGCCCTGAGCCCGGAG GTCGGGGAGCTGTTTCTGGCGGAGGGCACTGACCGGCTCAAGCTGCTGGTTCTGTAcagcggggaggaggaggagcggcTCCGGAGGGCAGCCTCGGGGACGCTGGCCGTCTTGACGTCGCTGCTGCCGCAGGTCGGCACTCGCATTCCTCAAGTG aCGGTCCACTGGCTCGAGATCCTGCAGGCCCTGCTGCTCAGCCCCAGCACCGAGCTCCAGCATCGCGGCGTGGTGGTGGTACGGAACATGGTGGCGGCCAACAAGGAGGTGGCGGAGAAACTGATGGAGAGCGAGACGTTGGAGATCCTGTCTGTCATGGCCAGGGCTGAGGACACGCCCCAGGTGGCCCACATGGCCAAGGAGTGCCTGGTTCAGGCTGTGGCCTATGGCTTGATCAAGCccagctctgctgctgctgctgcgggggaGAAGTGA